From Nicotiana tabacum cultivar K326 chromosome 22, ASM71507v2, whole genome shotgun sequence, one genomic window encodes:
- the LOC107773757 gene encoding transposon Tf2-1 polyprotein — MGVLIMGLLRVANGHELFCSHFSPSFIWEMGNNQFHFDLKWLQVKGCDIVLGMDWINSVAPLILHTKPHSISFMKDGRFLTLIDSRDAIKIAPAKAKSIQKLLKSSYCSFLALAQFNALEEVAKTFLDQAQMEQLVSKFEDLFKEPSGLSPKRDCDHAVDLVPGATTVNQRPYRYSFKQKNTIKKMVQDMLKQNTLVPNSSPFASPVILVKKKGLILAHVFEVLQANQLFAKRSKCNFGRDKIEYLDHIISSGGASYYRRFIKYFTIISMPLTNLLKKWAFVWSEEAMQAFEALKQAMVQAPPLKSGDAIYSQSSKHLGLSTYEKGLVALLLAIEKWRRYLQPSHFIIKTDHFSLKFLKDQRVTTSLQHKGITKLLGLSYEIQFRKGVEIIAADALSHRFDEEAECKSISVVYPLWVQEVLASYEGDSEIMAAMAKLALDPNVIPNVSLQQGSLRHKGQIWVGSTGQKRQQLIEAMHTTAWYENVTLAKGTREKIWLIQDYFSLFLSLQGHGNTSQWISLKDYQNPGEISNICVSGSFYQRPDFYKPILERVVNGLGVQIKLSSAYHLQTNGQTERLNRCLEGYLRCMTGHKPAAWSKWLSLAEFWYNTTFHSAIQMSPFKTLYGYDPPQPTFELVAKSKVNSVDELLREK, encoded by the exons ATGGGTGTGCTCATTATGGGTCTCTTGAGAGTTGCTAATGGGCATGAGCTGTTTTGCAGTCATTTTAGCCCATCATTCATATGGGAAATGGGGAATAATCAATTTCATTTTGATTTAAAGTGGCTGCAAGTGAAGGGTTGTGATATTGTGCTGGGAATGGATTGGATCAATTCAGTTGCACCTCTTATTTTGCATACTAAACCACATAGTATCTCTTTTATGAAGGATGGTCGCTTTTTAACATTGATTGACAGTAGAGATGCTATAAAAATAGCTCCTGCCAAGGCCAAGTCCATTCAGAAATTGCTCAAGAGCAGTTACTGTAGCTTTTTAGCCCTAGCCCAATTCAATGCCTTGGAAGAAGTAGCTAAGACCTTTCTTGATCAAGCCCAAATGGAACAGCTGGTGTCCAAATTCGAGGACTTATTCAAAGAACCAAGTGGTCTTTCTCCTAAGCGTGACTGTGATCATGCAGTTGATTTGGTTCCTGGTGCTACTACAGTTAACCAAAGGCCATATCGATACTCATTTAAGCAAAAGAACACGATCAAAAAAATGGTCCAAGACATGCTAAAGCAGAATACTCTGGTTCCCAACTCCTCTCCTTTTGCTTCACCTGTTATATTGGTGAAGAAAAAAGGACTCATCTTGGCGCAT GTTTTTGAAGTATTACAAGCTAATCAGCTCTTTGCTAAGCGCTCTAAATGCAATTTTGGACGTGATAAGATTGAGTATCTCGACCATATAATTTCTAGTGGAGGGGCAA GTTACTATAGGAGGTTCATAAAATATTTTACAATCATCAGCATGCCTCTTACTAATTTACTAAAGAAATGGGCTTTTGTTTGGAGTGAGGAGGCTATGCAGGCATTTGAGGCCCTAAAACAAGCAATGGTCCAAGCACCT CCATTGAAAAGTGGCGACGCTATCTACAGCCAAAGCTCAAAGCATCTAGGCTTATCTACCTATGAAAAAGGACTGGTGGCACTACTGTTAGCCATTGAAAAGTGGCGACGCTATCTACAGCCATCTCATTTTATCATTAAGACAGACCACTTCAGTTTGAAGTTTTTGAAAGATCAAAGGGTGACAACCTCTCTTCAACATAAAGGTATAACTAAGCTTTTGGGGCTTAGTTACGAAATTCAATTCAGAAAAGGAGTAGAAATTATTGCTGCTGACGCATTGTCACACAGATTTGATGAAGAGGCAGAATGCAAAAGTATTTCAGTAGTGTATCCTTTGTGGGTTCAGGAAGTCTTGGCTAGCTATGAAGGGGACTCAGAAATCATGGCAGCTATGGCTAAACTGGCACTAGATCCTAATGTTATTCCTAATGTATCCTTGCAGCAGGGCTCATTGAGGCATAAGGGTCAAATTTGGGTAGGAAGCACTGGACAGAAGAGACAACAATTAATTGAAGCCATGCACACCACAGC ATGGTATGAGAATGTGACACTTGCCAAAGGAACAAGGGAGAAAATATGGCTTATCCAGGATTACTTCAGCCTCTTCCTGTCCCTTCAAGGGCATGGGAACAcatcacaatggatttcattgAAGGATTACCAAAATCCGGGGGAAATAAGTAATATTTGTGTTAGTGGATCGTTTTACCAA AGACCCGATTTTTACAAGCCTATTTTGGAAAGAGTTGTTAATGGATTGGGGGTACAAATTAAGCTCAGCTCAGCATACCATCTGCAGACGAATGGGCAAACGGAAAGGCTTAACAGGTGTTTGGAAGGTTACCTTCGATGCATGACTGGTCACAAGCCTGCAGCTTGGAGCAAATGGTTAAGCTTGGCAGAGTTCTGGTACAATACAACTTTTCATTCAGCGATTCAAATGTCTCCCTTCAAGACGTTATATGGCTATGATCCTCCCCAACCTACATTTGAGCTTGTGGCTAAATCCAAGGTGAACTCAGTTGATGAATTGTTGCGAGAAAAGTAG